The following proteins are co-located in the uncultured Tolumonas sp. genome:
- a CDS encoding MarR family transcriptional regulator: MLTKNQFEALSEFRYQLKRFLHFSETAAKEQGLTPLQYLLLLHIQGYPGRNWATVGELAERLQMNHNAAVALLTRCEELKLVERRKNEKDRRKVEIHLTAMGDSYLQKLAQQHKTELQSLQKTFQVAQITAFNEDQETTNDEKKISND; encoded by the coding sequence ATGCTGACAAAAAATCAATTTGAAGCTCTCTCTGAGTTTCGTTACCAGTTGAAGCGTTTTCTTCACTTTAGTGAGACTGCTGCCAAGGAGCAGGGGCTAACGCCTTTGCAATATTTGTTGCTTTTGCACATTCAGGGCTATCCGGGACGGAATTGGGCAACCGTGGGGGAGTTAGCGGAAAGACTTCAGATGAACCACAATGCAGCGGTGGCTTTACTGACACGATGCGAAGAGTTGAAGCTGGTTGAACGCCGGAAAAACGAAAAAGATCGACGTAAAGTGGAAATACATCTAACGGCAATGGGTGATTCCTATTTACAAAAGTTAGCTCAACAACATAAAACGGAGCTGCAATCACTCCAGAAGACTTTTCAGGTTGCCCAGATAACGGCATTTAATGAGGATCAGGAAACAACCAATGATGAGAAAAAAATCAGTAATGATTAG
- a CDS encoding flavin reductase, protein MHKQIHPKSLYWGNTVILLNTIDAAGSTNITPISSSWALSNNIVIGLSLNIKAIENIESCPEVVLNIASANLANKIESIARYTGKQPVPPEKLKSGFSYCEDKFLIGEFTAQPSKTVQPLRIQECALQVECLVENVIKRDKHAILELKAIHIHAEESLLKNSDIIDADLWNPLINNFRSYHGVSESIGKNFRFDN, encoded by the coding sequence ATGCATAAACAAATTCACCCTAAATCACTCTATTGGGGAAATACTGTCATTCTATTGAATACCATAGATGCAGCAGGTTCAACTAACATTACCCCAATTTCATCAAGTTGGGCGCTTTCGAATAACATCGTAATTGGACTTAGCTTAAATATAAAAGCCATCGAAAATATCGAATCTTGTCCAGAAGTTGTACTCAATATTGCATCAGCAAATCTTGCCAACAAAATTGAATCTATTGCCAGATATACAGGTAAACAGCCTGTTCCGCCGGAAAAGTTGAAGTCAGGCTTCAGTTATTGCGAGGATAAATTCCTCATCGGCGAATTCACCGCACAACCATCCAAAACAGTACAACCATTACGTATACAAGAGTGCGCACTCCAAGTGGAGTGTTTAGTAGAAAATGTAATTAAACGAGATAAGCATGCAATTTTGGAATTGAAAGCAATTCATATCCATGCTGAAGAATCGCTACTAAAAAACAGTGACATTATTGATGCGGATTTGTGGAACCCATTGATTAATAACTTCAGAAGTTATCATGGCGTTTCGGAAAGCATCGGAAAAAACTTTCGTTTTGATAATTAA